The sequence below is a genomic window from Draconibacterium halophilum.
AAAGTTCCGATGGCATTTTATCAATGGCATCCAGCAAGCCAACATTCTCCAGGGCTTCTTTTACCATATCATTTACCTCATTTTTTTTACCCTTTAATATCTGTGTTCTGCGAACCGGAAATTCAAGATTTTGTCGCACTGTCATTGAATCGTAAAGTGCACCACCCTGAAAAAGGTACCCTATTTTTTGTCGCAGTTCGGCAAGTTCAGCATTATTTAAGTCGAGGAGGTCTTTCTCAATAACTTTTATCGTTCCCGAATCGGCAGTAATTAATCCAACAATACATTTGATAAGCACTGATTTACCGGTACCCGATTGCCCCAAAATGGCAATATTTTCGCCGTTGTGCAGGTCGAGATCAATTCCTTTCAATACGGGTGTTGCACCAAAAGCTTTTTTCAGATTTCGTATTTCAATTACATTTTCTGTTTTCATGCTTACATTTCAAAAATTAGGTTCGACAACTGAACTGCCAAAAGGTCGATAACGAATATCGCTAATGATGCGGTAACAACAGCCGAATTGGCAGCATGCCCAACGGATTCCGTTCCCCGATTGGTATGATAACCTTTATATGTTCCGATAAGGCCAATAAAGAACCCAAAGAAGAAAGTTTTAATGGTGGCCGGTATTACATCGGAAAAACTCAGCGAATCGAAAGCGCGTGAAATAAACAGCACAAATGAAACATCTTCAAACATACGCACGGCAA
It includes:
- a CDS encoding ABC transporter ATP-binding protein, encoding MKTENVIEIRNLKKAFGATPVLKGIDLDLHNGENIAILGQSGTGKSVLIKCIVGLITADSGTIKVIEKDLLDLNNAELAELRQKIGYLFQGGALYDSMTVRQNLEFPVRRTQILKGKKNEVNDMVKEALENVGLLDAIDKMPSELSGGMKKRVGLARTLILKPRIILYDEPTTGLDPVSSGEISELILEVQEKYNTSSIIITHDMKCAEITANRLKLMVDGKFYSEGTFNELKESDDKKINAYFK